One genomic segment of Vibrio quintilis includes these proteins:
- the ybeY gene encoding rRNA maturation RNase YbeY, with protein MSFELDLQIAVENEEGLPSSENFSLWVTKAISPFRSQGELTIRIVDPAESQQLNYQYRDKNKPTNVLSFPFEAPPEVEIDLLGDLVICKNIVEQESKEQNKPQIAHWAHMVVHGCLHLLGYDHIQDDEAVEMESLETKIMQDMGFEDPYLAEK; from the coding sequence ATGAGCTTTGAGCTGGATTTGCAAATTGCAGTTGAAAATGAGGAGGGGCTTCCCTCCTCTGAAAATTTTTCACTTTGGGTTACGAAAGCAATCTCCCCTTTTCGCTCTCAGGGAGAACTCACAATTCGCATTGTTGACCCCGCAGAGAGTCAACAACTAAACTATCAGTACAGAGACAAAAACAAACCAACCAATGTGCTTTCATTTCCATTTGAAGCACCGCCAGAGGTTGAAATTGATCTCTTAGGTGATTTAGTCATATGCAAAAATATTGTCGAACAGGAATCAAAAGAGCAAAACAAACCTCAAATAGCACATTGGGCGCATATGGTTGTACATGGATGCCTTCATCTGTTAGGTTATGATCATATTCAGGATGACGAAGCAGTAGAAATGGAGTCGCTTGAAACAAAAATTATGCAGGATATGGGGTTTGAAGATCCTTATCTGGCAGAAAAGTAG
- the corC gene encoding CNNM family magnesium/cobalt transport protein CorC (CorC(YbeX) belongs to the Cyclin M Mg2+ Exporter (CNNM) family, and was characterized as belonging to a set of three proteins, at least one of which must be present for CorA to function.), whose product MNEDNSQNSEGPSRKSFFERLGQLFQGDPKDRQELVEVIRDSETNELIDHDTKDMLEGVIQISEMRIRDIMIPRSQMVTVDKSATLDELIALIIDAQHSRYPIISEDKDHVEGMLLAKDLLKYLGSDSTPFDIDEVIRTAVVVPESKRVDRLLKEFREERYHMAIVVDEFGGVSGLVTIEDILEEIVGDIEDETDDEEQEEIRQLSKHTFSVNALTTIEDFNETFGTQFSDEEVDTVGGLVMTAFGHLPERGEVVQIGDYQFKVTSADNRRVIQLQVTIPDMVAVSEEIHE is encoded by the coding sequence ATGAACGAAGACAATTCGCAGAATTCTGAAGGTCCGAGTCGAAAATCATTTTTTGAACGTTTAGGGCAACTGTTTCAGGGAGACCCTAAGGACAGACAGGAACTCGTAGAAGTAATCAGGGATTCAGAAACTAATGAACTGATTGATCATGACACCAAAGATATGCTCGAAGGTGTGATTCAAATCTCAGAAATGCGGATCAGAGACATCATGATTCCGCGCTCCCAAATGGTCACTGTTGATAAAAGTGCAACACTGGATGAACTCATTGCACTGATTATCGATGCCCAACACTCCAGATACCCCATCATCAGTGAAGATAAAGATCATGTTGAAGGCATGTTGCTTGCCAAGGATTTATTAAAGTATCTTGGTTCTGACAGCACACCTTTCGATATTGATGAAGTCATTCGTACTGCTGTGGTGGTCCCTGAAAGTAAACGGGTCGATCGGTTATTAAAAGAGTTTCGTGAAGAACGCTATCATATGGCCATTGTGGTCGATGAATTTGGTGGTGTCTCTGGCCTGGTCACTATTGAAGATATTCTTGAAGAAATTGTCGGTGACATTGAAGATGAAACCGATGACGAAGAGCAGGAAGAAATTCGTCAGCTAAGCAAACATACATTTTCTGTTAATGCGTTAACAACAATTGAAGATTTTAATGAAACATTCGGTACACAATTCAGTGATGAAGAAGTGGATACCGTCGGCGGGCTGGTTATGACAGCATTCGGTCATTTACCTGAGCGTGGAGAAGTCGTGCAAATTGGCGACTATCAATTTAAAGTGACCAGTGCTGATAACCGCCGGGTTATCCAGCTTCAGGTCACGATTCCTGATATGGTTGCTGTCTCTGAAGAAATTCATGAATAA
- the miaB gene encoding tRNA (N6-isopentenyl adenosine(37)-C2)-methylthiotransferase MiaB — MSKKLLIKTWGCQMNEYDSSKMADLLNAANGYELTEEPEEADVLLLNTCSIREKAQEKVFHQLGRWKNLKDAKPGVVIGVGGCVATQEGDHIRERAPFVDVIFGPQTLHRLPEMIKQSQGTEAPVMDISFPEIEKFDCLPEPKAEGPTAFVSIMEGCSKYCTYCVVPYTRGEEVSRPMDDVLYEIAQLAEQGVREVNLLGQNVNAYRGATFDGDICSFAELLRLVASIDGIDRIRFTTSHPLEFTDDIIAVYEDTPELVSFLHLPVQSGSDRILTMMKRPHTAIEYKSIIRKLRKARPDIQISSDFIVGFPGESDKDFQDTMKLIKDVDFDMSFSFIFSPRPGTPAADYPCELTEEEKKTRLYELQKTVNAQAMRYSRQMLGTEQRVLVEGPSKKNLMELRARTENNRVVNFEGSAELIGQFVDVNIVDVYPNSLRGELVRTEKEMNLRVVTSPAEMIKKTRREDELGVVSFTPESLTN, encoded by the coding sequence ATGAGTAAGAAACTGCTAATAAAAACCTGGGGCTGCCAGATGAATGAATATGATTCATCCAAAATGGCTGACCTGCTCAATGCAGCAAATGGCTATGAGTTAACGGAAGAACCAGAAGAAGCAGACGTTCTACTATTAAATACCTGTTCTATCCGGGAAAAAGCACAGGAAAAAGTGTTCCATCAACTCGGACGCTGGAAAAACCTGAAAGATGCAAAACCTGGTGTTGTTATTGGGGTTGGTGGTTGTGTCGCCACGCAGGAAGGCGATCATATCCGGGAAAGGGCACCATTTGTCGATGTCATTTTCGGTCCGCAAACACTCCACAGGCTGCCTGAGATGATTAAACAATCACAGGGCACTGAAGCGCCTGTAATGGATATTTCTTTCCCAGAAATTGAAAAATTTGACTGTCTGCCAGAACCCAAAGCAGAGGGACCAACTGCATTTGTTTCTATCATGGAAGGGTGTTCTAAATACTGCACTTATTGTGTCGTGCCTTATACCCGCGGAGAAGAGGTCAGCCGCCCGATGGATGATGTACTCTATGAAATCGCCCAGCTGGCTGAGCAGGGTGTTCGTGAAGTCAATCTGCTGGGACAAAACGTCAATGCCTATCGCGGTGCAACATTTGATGGTGATATCTGTTCATTTGCGGAGTTATTGCGTCTCGTCGCGTCAATCGATGGGATCGATCGAATTCGTTTTACCACCAGTCATCCACTTGAGTTTACAGATGATATTATTGCTGTTTATGAAGACACGCCTGAGTTAGTCAGTTTCCTGCATTTACCGGTTCAAAGTGGCTCGGACAGAATACTGACGATGATGAAACGCCCGCATACAGCAATCGAGTACAAATCAATTATCCGTAAACTGCGTAAAGCCCGACCGGATATTCAAATCAGTTCTGATTTTATTGTTGGTTTCCCCGGTGAATCTGATAAAGATTTTCAGGATACAATGAAGCTCATCAAGGACGTTGATTTTGATATGAGTTTCAGTTTTATTTTCTCTCCACGTCCGGGAACCCCTGCCGCAGATTATCCTTGTGAACTCACGGAAGAAGAGAAAAAGACACGCTTGTATGAGCTGCAAAAAACCGTCAACGCTCAGGCAATGCGATATTCCCGTCAAATGTTGGGAACAGAACAACGCGTCCTGGTTGAAGGACCATCAAAGAAAAATCTGATGGAACTCCGGGCCCGCACAGAAAACAACCGGGTCGTCAATTTCGAGGGGAGCGCGGAACTGATCGGACAGTTTGTCGATGTGAATATCGTCGACGTTTATCCGAACTCCTTACGCGGAGAACTGGTGCGTACCGAAAAAGAAATGAACCTGCGTGTCGTTACATCTCCTGCTGAGATGATAAAGAAAACACGCCGGGAAGATGAACTGGGTGTCGTATCATTTACACCTGAATCTCTAACCAATTAG
- the crr gene encoding PTS glucose transporter subunit IIA produces MGLFDKLKKLVSDDSADTGAVDIIAPLSGEIINIEDVPDVVFAEKIVGDGIAIKPSGDKMVAPVNGTIGKIFETNHAFSIESEDGIELFVHFGIDTVELKGEGFSRIAEEGQAVKAGDTIIEFDLGLLQEKAKSTLTPVVISNMDEIKELNKLSGSVVVGETPVLRVTK; encoded by the coding sequence ATGGGGCTGTTTGATAAACTTAAGAAGTTAGTATCTGACGACAGTGCTGACACAGGCGCAGTAGACATTATCGCACCACTGTCTGGTGAAATTATAAACATCGAAGATGTGCCTGATGTTGTATTCGCTGAAAAAATCGTTGGTGATGGCATTGCTATTAAACCATCCGGAGATAAGATGGTTGCTCCTGTGAATGGCACAATTGGTAAAATCTTCGAAACAAACCATGCATTTTCTATCGAATCAGAAGATGGTATTGAGTTATTCGTCCACTTTGGTATTGATACTGTTGAACTCAAAGGCGAAGGTTTTTCCCGTATAGCTGAAGAAGGTCAGGCAGTGAAGGCTGGTGACACAATCATTGAATTTGATCTTGGGTTGCTTCAGGAAAAAGCCAAATCAACATTAACACCTGTCGTTATTTCAAATATGGATGAGATCAAAGAGCTGAACAAACTGTCTGGTTCTGTTGTTGTTGGTGAAACTCCGGTACTTCGTGTAACAAAATAA
- the cysK gene encoding cysteine synthase A, with protein MSKIYEDNSLTIGNTPLVRLNKVSKGNVLAKIEARNPSFSVKCRIGANMIWEAEKSGQLKAGVELVEPTSGNTGIALAFVAAARGYKLTLTMPESMSLERRKLLKALGAKLELTEAAKGMKGAINKAEEIVAGNPEKYLLLQQFDNPANPQIHEKTTGPEIWDATDGEVDVFVSGVGTGGTLTGTSRYIKQQKGKSIISVAVEPEESPVITQALAGEEIQPAPHKIQGIGAGFIPGNLDLTLIDRVERVTSEDAINMARRLMEEEGILAGISSGAAVVAANRIAELPEFKGKNIVTILPSSGERYLSTALFAGLFTEKENQQ; from the coding sequence ATGAGTAAAATCTACGAAGACAACTCTCTGACCATTGGTAATACCCCTTTAGTTCGCCTGAATAAAGTCAGCAAAGGCAATGTGCTGGCTAAGATTGAAGCGCGCAACCCCAGCTTTAGCGTCAAGTGCCGGATCGGTGCAAACATGATCTGGGAAGCTGAAAAATCAGGTCAGTTAAAAGCCGGAGTTGAGCTTGTAGAGCCAACCAGTGGGAACACCGGGATTGCACTTGCATTTGTTGCGGCAGCCCGTGGTTATAAGCTGACACTGACAATGCCTGAATCAATGAGTCTTGAGCGCCGTAAACTGCTCAAAGCACTGGGTGCTAAGCTGGAGCTGACTGAAGCTGCAAAAGGCATGAAAGGTGCCATTAATAAGGCTGAAGAAATTGTTGCTGGTAACCCTGAAAAATATCTGTTGCTTCAGCAATTCGATAATCCGGCCAACCCACAAATCCATGAAAAAACAACCGGTCCTGAAATCTGGGATGCAACTGATGGTGAAGTGGATGTCTTTGTCTCTGGTGTGGGCACCGGTGGTACTCTGACAGGTACAAGTCGTTATATTAAGCAACAAAAAGGCAAGAGTATCATCTCGGTTGCAGTTGAACCGGAAGAATCACCTGTCATCACACAGGCTTTAGCCGGTGAAGAGATCCAACCTGCACCACATAAAATCCAGGGAATTGGCGCAGGCTTTATTCCTGGTAACCTTGATTTAACCCTGATCGACAGGGTTGAGCGTGTTACGTCTGAAGATGCCATCAACATGGCCAGACGCCTGATGGAAGAGGAAGGCATTCTTGCAGGCATCTCTTCTGGCGCTGCTGTTGTCGCAGCCAACAGAATTGCAGAACTTCCTGAATTTAAAGGAAAAAATATTGTAACTATCCTGCCAAGCTCTGGGGAAAGATACCTGAGTACAGCCCTTTTTGCCGGGTTATTTACTGAAAAAGAGAATCAGCAGTAA
- the cysZ gene encoding sulfate transporter CysZ, translated as MALTKRSGFGYFLYGIKLAVTPGIRRFVILPLFTNILLIGTALYYVFTHMNQWIGDMMSYIPDFLSWLSYILWPLITISVLFVSMYFFSSLANIIASPFNGLLAEKVEKLLDGQSIQDEGLLAFMKDIPRVFAREWRKICYTIPKTIGLFILLLIPGLGQTIGPVAWFIFTSWMLAIQYCDYSFDNHKVNFNQMKLQLKQRQGCAYSFGMMVTIFTTIPVLNLLIMPAAVCGATAMWVTEFKPNTVKSG; from the coding sequence ATGGCGTTAACAAAACGTTCAGGATTCGGTTACTTTCTATACGGCATTAAATTAGCGGTCACGCCGGGAATTCGCAGATTTGTGATTCTCCCGCTCTTTACCAATATTCTTTTAATTGGTACCGCATTATATTATGTGTTCACACATATGAATCAGTGGATTGGCGACATGATGTCCTACATTCCTGATTTTCTGTCATGGCTCAGTTATATACTCTGGCCACTCATTACTATCTCTGTACTTTTCGTTTCAATGTATTTTTTCAGTTCGCTGGCGAATATCATCGCTTCACCATTTAATGGGTTACTTGCGGAAAAAGTAGAAAAACTCCTCGACGGGCAATCTATTCAGGATGAAGGGCTACTTGCTTTTATGAAAGATATTCCCCGTGTTTTTGCCCGTGAATGGAGAAAAATTTGCTACACCATTCCCAAAACTATTGGGTTATTTATTCTGCTGCTGATTCCGGGACTTGGTCAAACTATCGGCCCTGTGGCCTGGTTTATTTTTACATCATGGATGCTTGCAATTCAGTACTGTGACTATTCTTTTGACAACCATAAGGTTAATTTTAATCAAATGAAATTACAGCTCAAACAGCGTCAGGGATGCGCCTACTCATTTGGGATGATGGTTACTATATTTACAACCATTCCGGTACTGAACCTGTTAATCATGCCTGCAGCGGTCTGCGGTGCAACAGCCATGTGGGTGACTGAGTTTAAGCCAAACACAGTGAAGTCAGGATAA
- the ptsI gene encoding phosphoenolpyruvate-protein phosphotransferase PtsI yields the protein MISGILASPGIAIGKVLLLQEDEIVLNTNTISDDQVESEIQCFYTARDQSKAQLEVIKQKARETFGEEKEAIFEGHIMLLEDEELEEEILTLIKDEKLHADNAIHTVIEEQASALESLDDEYLKERATDIRDIGSRFVKNALNINIINLSSINEEVILAAYDLTPSETAQINLDYVLGFVTDIGGRTSHTSIMARSLELPAIVGTNNITEQVKNGDMIIVDAINNKIIINPSEAELAEATQVKETFLAEKAELAKLKDLPAETIDGHRVEVCGNIGTIKDCDGILRNGGEGVGLYRTEFLFMDRTSLPTEQEQYEAYKEVAESMTDKAVIIRTMDIGGDKDLPYMDLPKEMNPFLGWRAVRISLDRREILRDQLRGILRASAHGKLRIMFPMIISVEEIRELKKAIEMYKDELRSEGHAFDENIEIGVMVETPAAAAVAHHLAKEVSFFSIGTNDLTQYTLAVDRGNEMISHLYNPLSPAVLNVIKQVIDASHAEGKWTGMCGELAGDDRATLLLLGMGLDEFSMSGISIPKVKKVIRNTTYKDVKAMADEALSLATAKEIEECVEKFITENSH from the coding sequence ATGATTTCAGGCATCCTGGCATCTCCTGGTATTGCTATTGGTAAAGTATTACTACTTCAAGAAGACGAAATCGTCCTCAACACAAATACGATTTCAGACGATCAGGTAGAATCAGAAATTCAGTGCTTCTATACGGCTCGCGACCAGTCAAAAGCCCAGCTCGAAGTAATCAAACAAAAAGCACGCGAAACGTTTGGTGAAGAAAAAGAAGCGATCTTCGAAGGTCACATCATGCTGCTTGAAGATGAAGAGCTGGAAGAAGAAATTCTGACTCTCATCAAAGATGAAAAACTGCATGCTGACAATGCAATTCACACTGTGATTGAAGAACAGGCATCTGCACTTGAATCACTTGATGATGAATATCTGAAGGAACGTGCGACTGATATCCGTGATATCGGCTCTCGTTTCGTAAAAAATGCACTCAACATTAACATCATTAATTTGAGTTCAATCAATGAAGAAGTCATCCTGGCTGCGTACGACCTGACACCTTCAGAAACTGCGCAAATTAACCTTGACTACGTTCTTGGCTTTGTGACCGATATTGGTGGACGGACTTCTCACACTTCAATTATGGCACGTTCTCTTGAACTGCCGGCTATCGTTGGAACCAACAACATTACAGAGCAGGTAAAAAATGGTGACATGATTATTGTTGATGCGATCAACAACAAAATCATCATTAATCCATCTGAAGCTGAACTGGCTGAAGCCACCCAGGTTAAAGAAACATTCCTGGCTGAAAAAGCTGAGTTAGCTAAGCTAAAAGACCTGCCTGCTGAAACCATCGATGGACATCGCGTCGAAGTGTGCGGCAATATCGGAACAATTAAAGATTGTGATGGCATACTTCGCAATGGCGGTGAAGGTGTCGGTTTATACCGGACTGAATTCCTGTTTATGGACAGAACCTCACTTCCAACTGAACAGGAACAGTACGAAGCATATAAAGAAGTCGCTGAGTCAATGACAGACAAAGCAGTCATCATCCGGACAATGGATATCGGTGGTGACAAAGACTTACCATATATGGATTTACCCAAAGAGATGAACCCGTTCCTTGGCTGGCGTGCAGTGCGTATCAGTCTGGATCGCCGTGAAATCTTACGTGACCAGTTACGCGGCATTTTACGGGCATCAGCGCACGGAAAACTGCGTATTATGTTCCCGATGATTATTTCTGTTGAAGAAATACGTGAACTGAAAAAAGCGATTGAAATGTATAAGGACGAGCTTCGTTCTGAAGGTCATGCTTTTGATGAGAATATTGAAATTGGCGTTATGGTTGAAACACCAGCTGCTGCAGCTGTAGCACATCACCTGGCGAAAGAAGTGTCATTCTTCTCCATTGGTACAAACGACCTGACTCAATATACACTGGCCGTTGACCGTGGCAATGAAATGATTTCTCATTTATACAATCCACTTTCTCCTGCTGTACTCAATGTGATCAAACAGGTCATTGATGCATCTCATGCAGAAGGTAAATGGACCGGTATGTGTGGCGAACTGGCTGGCGATGACCGTGCAACATTACTTCTTTTAGGTATGGGACTGGATGAATTTTCAATGAGTGGTATTTCCATTCCAAAAGTGAAAAAAGTCATCAGAAACACAACTTATAAAGATGTAAAAGCGATGGCAGATGAAGCGCTTTCTCTTGCGACAGCAAAAGAGATTGAAGAGTGTGTAGAGAAGTTCATCACAGAAAATTCGCACTAA
- a CDS encoding HPr family phosphocarrier protein has product MYEKQVEITAENGLHTRPAAQFVKEAKTFNAEITVTSNGKSASAKSLFKLQTLGLVKGTVVKISADGAQEKEAVDHLVALMDHLE; this is encoded by the coding sequence ATGTACGAGAAGCAAGTAGAAATTACAGCTGAAAACGGTCTTCACACTCGTCCTGCAGCACAGTTCGTTAAAGAAGCAAAAACTTTCAACGCAGAAATCACTGTGACTTCAAATGGTAAAAGCGCAAGCGCTAAAAGCCTTTTCAAGTTACAAACATTAGGACTGGTAAAAGGTACAGTCGTAAAAATTTCCGCTGACGGTGCTCAGGAAAAAGAAGCAGTCGATCATTTGGTTGCTTTAATGGATCACCTAGAATAA
- a CDS encoding PhoH family protein, whose product MSNKIVTLEVNLEPAHNRRLASLCGPFDDNIKQLERRLGVEINYRNQQFTIVGKPHTANAALDILKHLYVNTAPVRGEIPDIEPENIHLAIKESGILEQAAGSSIPHGKEVFIKTKKGMIKPRTPNQAQYLVNMVTHDITFGVGPAGTGKTYLAVAAAVDALERQEIRRILLTRPAVEAGEKLGFLPGDLSQKVDPYLRPLYDALFEMLGFERVEKLIERNVIEVAPLAYMRGRTLNDAFIILDESQNTTVEQMKMFLTRIGFNSCAVITGDVTQIDLPRGAKSGLRHAIEVLSEVDEISFNFFQSDDVVRHPVVARIINAYEKWETEDQKERKAYEKKRREAQQQAKPTETESPTSSESIQESDS is encoded by the coding sequence TTGAGTAATAAAATCGTTACATTAGAAGTGAACCTTGAGCCGGCACATAATCGCAGACTAGCCAGTTTATGTGGTCCGTTTGATGATAATATCAAACAATTAGAACGGCGCCTTGGGGTAGAAATAAATTACAGAAATCAACAATTTACTATTGTTGGCAAACCCCACACAGCCAATGCCGCACTCGATATTCTTAAGCATCTGTATGTGAATACAGCTCCTGTCCGGGGTGAAATACCTGACATAGAACCGGAAAATATTCATCTTGCGATTAAAGAATCCGGTATTCTCGAACAGGCGGCCGGTTCGTCTATTCCTCACGGTAAAGAAGTTTTTATTAAAACCAAAAAAGGAATGATCAAACCCCGTACCCCGAACCAGGCTCAGTACCTGGTAAACATGGTGACCCACGATATTACATTTGGTGTCGGGCCAGCTGGAACAGGGAAAACTTACCTTGCGGTCGCAGCCGCTGTGGATGCACTGGAGCGCCAGGAAATCCGCCGGATTCTGTTAACCCGCCCGGCAGTCGAAGCGGGTGAAAAATTAGGCTTCTTACCCGGAGACCTGAGCCAGAAAGTCGACCCTTATTTGCGTCCGCTTTATGACGCATTATTTGAAATGTTGGGCTTTGAACGGGTCGAGAAACTTATCGAGCGTAACGTTATCGAAGTCGCACCACTGGCTTACATGCGCGGGCGAACATTAAATGATGCCTTTATTATTCTTGATGAAAGCCAGAACACGACGGTTGAACAGATGAAAATGTTCCTGACCCGGATTGGTTTTAATTCCTGTGCAGTCATTACCGGAGATGTCACCCAGATCGATCTGCCGCGGGGCGCTAAATCCGGACTGCGTCATGCCATTGAAGTTCTCAGCGAAGTCGATGAAATCAGTTTCAATTTTTTCCAGTCTGATGATGTCGTCAGACACCCGGTTGTCGCCCGGATTATCAACGCTTATGAAAAGTGGGAAACTGAAGATCAAAAAGAGCGGAAAGCGTATGAGAAAAAACGCCGGGAAGCTCAGCAACAGGCTAAGCCGACAGAGACCGAATCACCAACATCTTCTGAATCAATACAGGAGTCAGATAGTTAA
- a CDS encoding 2-octaprenyl-3-methyl-6-methoxy-1,4-benzoquinol hydroxylase, which yields MKTYQVAVVGGGMVGAAMALGLAQQGREVVLIENQMPEPWDSAQPVDLRVSAISMASVRLLEKLGGWPVVEQMRLCPYKRLETWEEPECKTSFDAGLLGLEQLGFMVENRVIQLSLWQRFHDYPNLTVMCPQGIEHIRFDAGMNTLILTDQKQIGAQWVIGADGANSKVRDMAGIGITAWDYRQRCMLIHVKTELPQQEVTWQQFFPSGPRSFLPLSGHEASLVWYDSPKRIRQLSHMSNEQLEREIQSHFPPHLGKVEVIRHGSFALTRRHAQQYMNHRCILVGDAAHTIHPLAGQGVNLGFKDVKVLLGLMEDSPLLDEKLFRQYGLIRRPDNLLMQTGMDIFYKSFRYTNEPVRHFRNMFLKLANHTGPLKKKVLKYAIGL from the coding sequence ATGAAAACGTATCAGGTGGCAGTTGTCGGGGGCGGTATGGTTGGTGCTGCGATGGCTCTGGGATTAGCGCAGCAGGGAAGGGAAGTTGTCCTGATTGAGAATCAGATGCCGGAGCCCTGGGATTCAGCACAGCCTGTTGACCTGCGTGTTTCTGCAATTTCCATGGCTTCGGTCCGGCTTTTAGAGAAACTTGGTGGATGGCCGGTTGTTGAGCAAATGCGGTTATGTCCTTATAAACGCCTGGAAACCTGGGAAGAACCTGAGTGTAAAACCAGCTTTGATGCCGGTTTACTGGGACTGGAACAATTAGGTTTTATGGTTGAGAACCGGGTTATTCAGCTCAGTTTGTGGCAACGGTTTCATGATTATCCAAATTTAACTGTGATGTGTCCTCAAGGTATTGAACATATTCGGTTTGATGCCGGTATGAACACACTGATATTGACTGATCAGAAGCAAATCGGTGCACAATGGGTAATTGGTGCTGATGGTGCAAATTCTAAAGTCAGGGACATGGCAGGCATTGGTATCACGGCCTGGGATTATCGCCAACGTTGTATGCTCATTCATGTAAAGACAGAATTACCTCAGCAGGAAGTGACCTGGCAGCAATTTTTCCCTTCAGGACCGCGTTCATTCCTGCCGCTTTCCGGTCATGAAGCGTCACTGGTTTGGTATGATTCACCGAAAAGAATCAGGCAGTTAAGCCATATGTCGAACGAGCAGCTGGAACGCGAAATTCAGAGTCACTTTCCACCACATTTAGGGAAAGTCGAAGTGATCCGGCATGGCTCTTTTGCTTTAACCCGCAGACATGCCCAACAGTATATGAACCATCGCTGTATTCTGGTGGGGGATGCAGCACATACGATTCATCCGTTAGCCGGGCAAGGCGTGAATCTAGGATTTAAAGATGTGAAGGTATTACTCGGACTGATGGAAGATTCCCCGCTGTTAGACGAGAAATTATTCAGACAGTATGGATTGATTCGTCGTCCGGATAACTTACTGATGCAAACAGGGATGGATATTTTTTATAAATCTTTTCGATATACAAATGAACCGGTCCGTCATTTCAGAAATATGTTTCTGAAACTGGCAAACCATACCGGGCCGTTGAAAAAGAAAGTCCTGAAATATGCGATTGGTTTATAA